CGGCGCCGTTCGGGCCAATCATCCCCGTGATGGTTCCACGTTCGACCTCGATAGAGACGTCGTCGGTGGCGACGAGGCCACCGAACGCCTTCTCCAGCCCGACCGTCTTCAACACCACGTCGTCTTTTCCGAGGTTTGCACCCTCGTAGACGCCGTTTTCGCTCATTGGTCCTCACCTCCATCGGACACGGCAGCACCACGGTTCGCGGTGGACGAGTCCGAGCGTGCGGCCGGCCAGATGAGTTCGTCCTTCGGTGGAAGGAGTCCGTCTGGGCGGAACCGCATGATGAGGATGATGAGGACGCCAACGAACAGGAGGCGAAGCGGTGCAACGTCGAGTCCCAGCGACCCGATTGCCGGAACGTCGTTGAGGAACCGCGTCCCCTCGCGGATGGCGATGACGACGGCGGCGCCGACGACCGCCCCGCGGTTCGACCCGGTCCCACCAAGGATGACGGCGATCCAGATGTAGAACGTCGTCAGGGGGACGAGGTCGGAGGGGTCGATGTAGAGGTTCAGGTGCGCGTAGAACGCCCCGGCAACCGCCATGATGATGCTGCCGAGGACGAACGCCTGCATCTTGAACCGGTAGGTGTCCTTTCCGAGTGCCTTCGCGAGGTCCTCGTCGGACCGGATGGTCCGAAGGACACGGCCCCACGGCGACCGGTGGGTGCGCCGAAGGAACAGGTAGATGAGCACACCGAGAACGACGACGACGCTCGCAGTCGTCGCGAGTCTCGTGAGTGGTAACCACGGAAGGAGTGAGGGGATACCGCTGATACCGCTCGACCCGGCGGTCCACTGGCGCTCGTTCAGGATGATGAGGCGAATGACTTCTGCCAACCCGAGACTGGCGATGGCGAGGTAGTCCTCGCGGAGCCGCAGCGTCGGGATGCCGATGAGCAACGCGACGAGCGCGCTCACGACGATTGCGGCGGCGAAGCCGTAGATAGGATGCAAGCCGAGTCCGAGGGGAGAGTTGGGCGCAGTCAACAGCGCAGCGCAGTAGGCACCGAGGCCCCAGAACGCGGCGACTGAGAAGTTGATGAGCCCAGCGTAGCCCCACTGAACGTTGAGTCCGAGCGAGAGCAGGGCGTACATCCCGACGAGCGAGACCTGGAACAACAGGAAACTCAACCCGACGACGCCGGTGAGGACACCGACGACGAGCAGGGCGGTGACGATGCCCAGCACGGCGAAGATGCGACGCTCAGACGGGTCGCGGACGAGGGTGTCGCTCACCCAGGACGTGACGCTCATCCGCTCTCACCCACGATTCCGCTCGGTTTGACGAGCAAGATTGCGACCATGATGACGAAAGCGACGGCGGCGGCGTACCGTGAACCAACCGGCAGGATACCCCACTGGTTGAACAGCGGGACGAGTTCGTGAACCATCCCGATGACGAGGCCACCGAGCATGGCACCGTAGACCGACCCGATACCGCCGAGGATGACTGCTGCGAACACGATGAGCAGGATGTCGAAGCCCATGCGGGGCCGGACGAGTTCCTCGAGTCCGAGGAAGACGCCACCTGCTGCGGCGAGTGCGCCGCCGATAAGCCACATCGCGAGGAT
The genomic region above belongs to Haloferax marinisediminis and contains:
- a CDS encoding branched-chain amino acid ABC transporter permease; this translates as MSVTSWVSDTLVRDPSERRIFAVLGIVTALLVVGVLTGVVGLSFLLFQVSLVGMYALLSLGLNVQWGYAGLINFSVAAFWGLGAYCAALLTAPNSPLGLGLHPIYGFAAAIVVSALVALLIGIPTLRLREDYLAIASLGLAEVIRLIILNERQWTAGSSGISGIPSLLPWLPLTRLATTASVVVVLGVLIYLFLRRTHRSPWGRVLRTIRSDEDLAKALGKDTYRFKMQAFVLGSIIMAVAGAFYAHLNLYIDPSDLVPLTTFYIWIAVILGGTGSNRGAVVGAAVVIAIREGTRFLNDVPAIGSLGLDVAPLRLLFVGVLIILIMRFRPDGLLPPKDELIWPAARSDSSTANRGAAVSDGGEDQ